ttaattattttataattattaaattgaacagttattatgttattaatttattaccaataGCTTGAGCAATATCTTTATCAGATTGTTCATCAATTTCATTTTCAAGGTATTTAACAattgcattaaaattatttaacatagcCTCGCAATTTTTGTACCTGCAAACCCATCTAGTATCGCATACTCTTAACATATTGcctttttttaaacctaatttaGATTGAATGTCACATAACTTTGAATTATTTAGAGGTCTTGAAAAATGGACATATACAGCTTCAAGTACGTTAAATATTGTACGAGCTCCCTAAGAAACAATGACAATCTATCATCtatgtagtttaaaattaataatatttataaatttaagtatcatAGGCTtaccttaatatttttacacgtATCAACAACAATTAAGTTTAGTTGGTGTGCCATGCAGTGGGTGTAAATAGCACATGGATAAAAGTCTTTAATTTTTGATTGGACTCCATTAAGATGCCCTGACATGACACTTGCACCATCATATGACTGTGCAATAATCTTAACAGCATTCATATCAACTTTAtgcttttcaaaaaaataaaatatggctgAAACTATGTGACTAGCGTCTTGCCCAGTTGATACATTTACAAATCCCAAAAAGCGttcaaaaacttgaaatttaactGAATATCTCACACAAATTGAAAGCTGCTCTTCTTTAAAACatctatgtttaaaaaaaatatgaacattgataaattatataaagtttTCAAGAAGTACCTGTTACATAGAGTTgttagtaggtaattattagCATACCTTGCTTCATCACACATTATTGCAAAAAAACCCGTTTCCGTTAtctgtttaaatatttctttgttTACTAAGTTTGCACAGATGTCAATTATATCTTCTTGAATTTGCCAActagttaagtttatttttctctCATGTATTTCGTTGAAACTTGGAAGGTGTTTGGCAAATAGTTCAcacatttctttaaaatttcctAAAGAAGTaggttacataaataaattgagatattataaaatttttattttaactaagtaatattttcaagtaatttaatttaaaagtgagaagtattcaaatgtataacctttatttgttgatttaaatGATTCTTCGTGACCTCTAAATGCAATTCCTTGTTTGCTCaggtataaaactatatctattaACTGAGatacatattttctatttttttctattaaaacttTATTGGCTGTAcacatttttgataaaacaGACCCTGACTTTTTACTGAATACATATTCAGACAATCTTACAGTACTTTGTACATGTATTTTAGTACCAGCATGAGACGCTAATTTTGAAGATAtctgtaaattgttttaattaaaaaaataaaatgattgtaATAGATGTCACATATGACATATCTAATTACTGAGTAATAGGTATAAGATTATGAATTAGAAGAACTTgcttttttccaattattaaacCCAGTTTTGATAAATGTATCTTCAGTATAACCAAAATTGTTTGCAAACATGCGGCAAGCATAACAAAATACAGCATTTTTCTTGATACTATACTCTAACCACTCAAAATTAGCATAATAAGAAGATGAAAATGCGCGATTTTGTGaaccaaattttgattttggatATTCCTAAGCAAAGCAAAAGCCATAATAAAcgatattaaaattcaatatacttatgaaaaattcaaatatgataattagtcattagtcattactcattgcagcactgttataatttttaaattaataaataatagttataagcaATTGTACCTAATGTTtgtactaactactaagtaccaaatgtaatttaatatttacctttTGTATTGGTCTATTCGGTCCAGATACTAAATCACCTAGATCATCATTAAATGTGTCTCCGGAATAAGCTACATTGTTGTGAATATCAGCACTAGAATTATCTGCAGTCtccgaaattaaaataatgtcgtTAAAAGCACTTGATGTTGTAGgattatcaatattttgatcattttCTGGTGTACTTGTCGCCGTTGTCGGAGTGTTAGATTTAGActtattgaatttgaaaatgttaaaaatgtcacgtttttccatattaaataaatagaataaaaagtaaaaaaggtggataagtggatgtcgctctgctgtacagtaggttacaagtgggtcactgtaatggatggtgttaaatttgaattcaatgatataatatcattgtataagaaaaacgattctgagcgaaaacggtcagtcagcctatgattttaccaagtatatttgatgatattattgtgaataaagtaatttatatataacctatttactcggagccttgttttaaattttcaatctttagccataaaagttaaacattttatacatttttaaccagaaaataattaataaattataaatttgataaatgttgtcaaaatttgaactttaaatgcttataaaaaaaaattgtgcatatgtatttttaatatttttcaactgctattagaacgatatatcaggagccttatattaaattttcacgcttttttacccaacaaataaaaatttattgatatttatagaaaaaaaaactaaaaaaattgaaaactgacaatgtccgtagacagctcaaaaagagtcaaaatattttcaacattttatggtgtatagaaaatgctaatataaacattcagtgaaattttcaagtatctacagtcattcgttttttaattacaataaaataagaaaattgttacatgagaaatcgagtaaatatcaaatgttgtaaaaatataaatttcagacgctcataaaaatttaaattaagtttcttctagacattttttttttgataaaggtagacaaacttatgagtaatcttatattacattttcaaatcttagatttaaaaagaaaaatttttatgaattctcatcaaaataatttgctatttttcgtgattttccgtattttgtcaaaatttgaactttaaacgtgtataaaaaaaaactgtgactaaggatttttaatttttttcatctgcctttgaaacaataacctaggagccttctattaaattttcaagcttttttacacaacaaataaaattttattgatatttatagaaaaaaaatgtaaaaaaactgaaaactgacaatgtccgtaaacagttcaaaaaaagtcaaattattttcaaaattgtattgtgtatagaaaatgcaaatataaacaaccagtgaaaatttcatgcatctacggtcatttgttttagagttacaccaataaccaaaatcgattttgttaaaaatcgattttgcgtaaaaattcccgtttttccttaatttttcttttgtttttcacatcgcttttgaaaactactgggaaattaaaattttgacctccccaatgcaccaacgatattcactttcccatcgaacaagatactgaagtcgaaaatcgaagcattatttcgactacttatcgtgtacacagacacaaaaaaaaaaaaaataaaaaaaaaaataaaaaaaaaaacacacatcattgtaaaatcaatacattcatcgtttcactcagaatctaaaaaaatatttatttataataagcgttaaaataataagaattcaCACTTTTGAAAGATTCACGTCCCACGAggttgttaatgaataaaatataatacgattgatttctgataaaataaaatatataatacgggcAACAGGCTACGGGCGTCGGTCACCGTGTTCACGTGTTGTAAAACTGTACattgtacaagtgtacaacaatataatggTTCATGAGATACTCAAATGTTAGCAGCTGATAGAGCTGTTGACGAAAATACAAAGTCATGTGGAAAAACCCTGTTATACACTTTTTATAGTTACActgaataacaaataattttcaaacttaataattattttgtttaaatattgagaTTATAGATATAgatgataaaatttaatacattttatcacaaaaattacaaaatcctgagattcaaaattttttttatcagaggggctatgaaaatatttaggggggcttagcccccccaaGCCCCcacctagttgcgcctatggccAGAATACAGATAAAGGGCGAATCGACCACCACCTATTTCCACAACAAAGTGAGGCGATGCAAACTAGTTAATCTCACATTCGCAGACACCaaagaacaaatattattaggaTTGTGGTCGGACGAATTATCGCGGACCCTCTTAGCCGCCAGGCATATGGACACGGATGAACTTCTTGCGGATATCATGGCATACGAGCGCGTACAAAAGGGACGTGCGGAAAATAGCTGCGTTGAGAAAACTTCGTGGCGGCCAAAAACTGTCAGAGAAGTCGACAAACGCGTTAGTGCGAAGCCGCCCAACGTCACTACAGCTGGTACTGTCGCGTCTGGAGACAAGGAAAAAAGCGTAGTgcctattgaaaataaattgcgCTGTTGGAATTGTCAAAAGACAGGGCACAGCCGACGTGATTGTCCTTCGTCTCGACGCAATGGTGATAAGTGCACCTCATGTCACTGGTTCGGTGGTAAACACCACAAATCCTGCACGGTAAAAGATAAAGAAGAGGGAAAGCCAAACGCGGACAAAAGCACAATGTGTACGTCAATAGGACCTGATCAACGCAGTGGTGGCACCTTGCATGAAAAACAAGTATGTTTAAATGGTATGCACGCCATGACCGGTCTTATTGATTCTGGTTCATCGGTATGCATTTTACGAGAAAGTGCTGGACGGCGATGCGGTTTGATTTGGGAGCCTGACAACACGACAATTGTGGGATTTGGCGCGAACGCTCAAACCACTACGATCGGGAAAACTGTAGTCAACCTGAGCATCGACGAAGCAACTCTCGCGGCAGCCGTCATATATATAGTACCTGACACCAGCCACCAACTTGGTCTATTGATCGGTCGACCGTGGTGCGAAGCGCCAGAGATTTCTTACATTAAACATGGAGACTcacttacctattataataccatttCATTTCCATTCACTCAGGCGGCTTCAAACGAAAGCTGCTCAGCTGAGGGTGCGTTGGTTGTACGCGACACCAAACGCATAGAAGCTAATTGCGTGGATGTAGTGACAGCAATGGTGAATGAGGTCCAGATACAGGTACCTGTGAAAAACGACTCCGAACACGCTGTGGAAGTGCAAGCTAATGACATACTCACCAGACGGGCAGTAGTAGCACAATTTCCGCAGGTGAAAGCGGAGCCGCTTAACCGTCCACTTACGTACGACGACATCCGGAAACCGGAGTGTTTGAACACAGAGCAACAAACCGAGTTACTGAACCTTGTGAACGAGTACAGGAGCTGCTTTGCATTAAATATGAGCGAATTAGGGTGCACTGATCTAGGCACCATGGATATCACCATCAAACCAGGGAGCGAACCGTTTGCCGCCAAGCCATATACCGTGTATCTAGGAACGAGAGGGAAGAAATTCAACGGCACGTCCAGGTATGGAAAGATCACGGTATTGTTGAAGATTCAACTTCAGCCTATGCTGCGCCGGTACTTCTAGTGCGTAAGAAGTCAGGGGAGTCGAGGTTAGTCGTGGACTATCGACGGTTAAACGATCAAACTGTGAAACAGGTCTACCCCCTACCAAACATTGATGACTTATTGGAACAAATGGCGGGTTACCGAATGTTTACCGTATTAGACTTGGCCCACGCCTACTTGCAAATTCCATTGACTGACGCTGCAAAACCATTGACTAGCTTTATCACACCAGATGGAACAGGTCAATTTACTCGCATGGTATTTGGGTTGAAAAATGCCCCGTTTGAATTTACCAAGGTGATGGACCGAGCTATAGAACGATTGAAGAATCGAATAGTCATAAATTACTTCGATGACTACTTCATACCTGCCAGGGACTGGGAGGAAATGAAGGAACGCCTACGTCAAGTTCTAGAAGCACTCGTTGCCGCGAAGCTTACATTACGGCCAACCAAATGTATATTTGCTGCGAAAAGTATAGAATGTCTGGGCTTCGAATTATCAGCTGATGGAGTACGTCCCGGAGTAGTGAAACTGAGGGCAATTGAAGAGTTTCCAAAACCCAAAAACGAACATGAAGTTCGTCGCTTCATGGGTGTAGCTAGTTTCTTTCGACGCTTCGTACCGAAATTTGCAGAAAAGGCACGACCAATTACTGAACTGACAAGGAAAGAAACAAAGTTCAAATGGGGACCAGAACAACAGAGTGCATTTGAACAGATTAAGTTAGATTTACTTAGTGAACCAGTACTGCAATTGTTTGATGCTACCAGGCCGACTGAGCTACATACAGATGCATCTTGTAACGGTCTAGCAGGCATGCTGTTGCAGAGAGACGAGACTGGAGAACTACGTCTAGTGCACTGCTACAGTAAAAAAACCAGTGAGACGGAACGTCGCTACCACTCAAGTAAGCTGGAGCTCATGGTGATCGTGTGGGCCCTTGACAGGATGCGCTCTTGGCTAATTGGGATACACGTCGTTATCATTACTGATTGTCAAGCCCTTGTCTACATGAATAGTCTTAGGTCGACCAACTCACAGATAACTCGTTGGTTTGACCTAATCCAAGAATTCGACGTGGAGGTGAGACATCGTGCCGGGACAGCTATGTCACATGTGGACGCTCTCAGTCGAGCCCCTACTGAAGACAGCTCAGACACATTGGACGACCTGATCACTGAACGATTGGAAGTATGTGTAGCCGTAACTGAAGAAGAGTATGTCAAAGGATGCAGTACAGTGATCCAGATCTACGAGAGATCATTGAATCACTAAAACAGGCGACAGCTAGTAAGATAACAacccaaaattataaattaattaatggttTATTGTATAGATTGGTGCAGTCAGCAACAGGACCCCGAAAGCTCTGGATGGTTCCTAAGAGAATGAGGAAAAGTCTAGTAGTCAAATTCCACGACCTCAGCGGGCACTTTGCCGTCGAACGCACTGTCTCCAGGATGATGGAGCGCTATTATTTTCCACGTATGAGAAGATACGTAAAAGCTCATATCAATATGTGTCCAGAGTGTGCAGTATATAAGAAGTTGCGAGGGAGACAAGCAGGCATGCTACACCCTATAACTCCTGGTAATCGCCCTTTTGAAACAGTCAACATAGATCACCTGGGACCATTTCCAGTAAGTTCCAAGGGAAATGCTTATATTTTAGTGCTAGTAGACAACTTAACAAAGTTTGTTAAGTTGTATCCATCAAAAACAATACAATCAAGAGTAGTAGTAGGACAGCTGAAAACATTTGCGCTGACCTATGGACTACCTAAGCGGATCATCACAGACCGAGGAACAGCTTTCCAGTCAGAATGTTTCAACCAGTATTGTGAAACCAATGGTATAGAACACCATGCAGTATCAGTACGCCACCCCCGTGCAAATGGTCAAGTAGAGCGGGTTAATTCTACTCTATTAGGAGCAATTACCACCCAAATGGGCGATGAAGCCACCTGGGATAAAAACCTTAGTGAGTTAGAATTGAACTTGAACACCGCACCGAACCAAACCACTGGAGTAAGTCCATTCTTTGCTGTATATGGTTATGATGCACTTAAAACAGATGGGTTACTCGATACACTGACAAACACAACTCCTGTATACCAGCAACCAGCAACTACACAGCAGAAGTTGCGCGAGGACATTGCAGAAAAACAGGCAACATGGAAATTGAGACATGACCAGCACCGTAAACATATGTCACTGGAACTGGGAGAAATAGTGTACCTTAGAAGACCACCAGTGTCGACTGGGAGCTCAACAAAACTACAACCAAAGTTCAGAGGACCGATGGTAGTGACAGCAGTGAACGCTGGAGATACATACAAACTGGCAGACCTACACCACACAGGAGGGCATTTGTATGCTACAACTGCTCATGTTAGTGCCTTGAAGCGTTTTTCTGAAAAAGATGAACAATCAGAGGAGAGTGACGCTGAACAGGATGGGACTCTGAGTACTGACCAAGAAATTGAACAGGACACAGAGGTGCAACATCTAGGAACCCAGACTTCAACTCCTGATGAAGAAACACCAACGCGACCAAAGCGAGTCCGCAAGAGACCAGCTCATCTAAGggattatttagttaattaaaccTACTTAACAAATAAGTcctgtacttttttttttatatctaatgttaatattttaaattgtgttaaataattaGTGATAGCTAACGAAAGTTGGGCCGGGGCGTCCAACAAAGTCGGATGGCcgaatgttataaattatgtagatGGTGGTCAcactgaccccccccccccccccccccccccaataaatCCAAGTAGGTACTCTCACAACAATTGTAGGAGTAGCCAACGGGCAGAGCAAGACGCAGTACGTCCGTGtaattaaaaactgttgtaaatttagtaatttgttGATTGTTAATCTTTTGTTACTCAAAGagtcaatgttaaaataaagtGTTAATCAAACGTTTAAGACGTGCTGAGTTTGATGATTTCAATCTGACAGTGGACTTTaacagtagatacatgaaatatatcacaacgcCGCTGTGCATACCAATactacaattaaatgcaatataatacctacaaaatcatatttaaattccatggtattcgataacaagaaagataatattgtatagttattttcatcacatattagcaaaaacaaaataaaatgtacctacgtcaagctgtgataatctttcacttatgatatcatatcgtaaaccatatatatttcaattatttttaacacatctTACACAGATGGTccagcatttattttatacaaaataataggaatttattatttatacagttatatctatactacatggatgcttatcactgatacttttcatgtattaggtattctatatgcatactttgtaaaataatcatgaaatcGCTTGAATATTAGGTACCATCACAAgcttggaaatatatatatatatattttttttttctagtgaaaattgataaaaataccttaatttttcccaaattattatattaggtatattaatgtcgataaaatcttatacaaatataatttctatgtcaaggacatgtctaaaatatcgaaaatcttaataattacatataactatagtctgcaaatcattccatcaatcatatcgcattagatatatttcaagttttatgactcatacattatattatgtaaaaacatgtaaacatttcattaattcaataaaaatgtgttcaattatcataatctcactgtaaaaataggtatatataactaatacatacctttaaaaaccggtattttcatagatacttttgctaaaagttattatttttatttaaacattataaaaactgtattcatagagcctcactcgtcagctatataatataatatacctatactctcaTTACAATCTTCACTGATTTTCATCACTATACCTGTCTCGAAATACACAAATCTATAACACGTCGGTCAagaccactatatttttatgattttccatcaATGTAACATAGAAATCATATATTTGTCTCCAATTATCGCTAAATACATGAGGGTATTTATGCTGAAACCATACCCGTTCACCTATTTACttcacaaataatgtaaaacacacgtatattaccatcacaagttaggatatatcttgccatctctagtagatattaaataattagtcatagtttggttttatataggtataaaataataatataatattatatttttatattcgatcGTAAATAAACATactgatcataaatataaacatatttatgctCCAACACATATAGACACTATTCAGATCTTGataaaactatcaaaaaaaaactatctgaATAAGAcgatacgtaaatattaaaaatctcgcaaaaatgtataatttcaacagtctacaatgctataaatataaatatagctattattgtattcgactttactctaaataattgataggtacacatatttcAGTACAGTTCTAACCGTCGTACAGGTAAGACGTTCGGTCTTTTCCCGTTGTGATTACGTCCGTTATCGATACGTTTTTATCTAGTTAATTATAGTTCGGTTTTTCATAATGCCTCTCACTTGCTTAATTTGCTCATCGGCTATTAACCGTAGTACTACCTATTTAACTTGTCGTGCCTGTAAGAAAACTACAGCTCATAGTAATTGCGTTACTACTACTGGATCCTCTCCTAAAAACGCATCTTCTTGGAAATGCAGTATTTGCTCTCCTTCTAATTTCGATTTACTctctaaaatcgaaaaattgttCGACCTATTAAATTCTACCAATGAAAAATTAGACCGGGTTGTAGCTGAAAATTCTCGTTTTCAAGAAAAATTATGCTTACTTGAATCAAGAATCGTCAAATTAGAATCAAATCCAACTTCTAATGCCGTTTCTTATTCTGACATGTTTAACGAACTACATGATCGCCAATctcgagaaaaaaatataattttatttaacgtaCCCGAGTCGATTAATGATGTCGATGACACCTCATTAGTTAATGACATTTTTGCTAAAATTGATGCCCCTATCGCTACTTCACTAATAGTCCGCCTGGGTAAACGTGGACCAAAACCTCGACCGATAAAGATCacatgtgaaaaaaaatccGACGTTGGGTTAATACTTAAGTCAAAAAATCGCCTCCGGAATCTACCTGACAAGAAATGTATCCACGTAACGGTTGATTGGACCACTTCACAACGCAGTTTCTACAATAAAGTACGTGAACAACTTTCAATACGTAAAAACAATGGTGAAAACAACATTTACATCGGCTATATCAAAGGAGTTCCAactattctacaaaaaaactaaatactgCCTCAGGTTTTACACATAcagataatacttttataaataataatattaattcatctaAATTTAAATGCAAACATATTGATGGCTTGTTTCAAAATGTTAGGGGGTTGCGTACAAAGTTAGATTTATTACGTATCAAGGAACCGTTATTTACTTtggatttttatgtaattgttgAGACTAGTTTAAATAGTAACTTCTTATCATCTGAACTTGGTTTTTCCTCGTTTGAGATCTATAGATGTGATCGTGACTATACAAATTCTGGCGTTAACCTTGGTGGCGGAgttttaatttgtgtaaaaaaaaaatttttttctaaacatttaaaTGCACTTTATACTCCAAATTTTGAACACTTATTTATTCACGTCCGTGTTAATAATAAAGACTTAATAATCGCTGGTGTTTATTTTCCACCCAATAGTAACAATGATAGTTACGTTTCATTTTTTAAcgctttaaatttaattgtatcatCACATCCtgattatgaaattattatttgcgGTGATTTTAATCTACCTAAGTTAAACTGGGTTGTTCATAAGGACTATGTTAAGTGCTACGGTAATATCTATAATCAGGCAGCAACCGTTATCGATGAATTCGCTTATCTCAACTGTCGACAATTTAATAGATGGTATAATTTATCGGGCTCATtacttgatttaatattttctaacatTCCAAATGTTTGTGTTCTTAATGACGCTGATAAAGCTATTTTACCTTTAGACACGTTATATCACCCTGCTCTGTACATTAGCTTTAATATTTCTACGTGTTGTAGTAATTCGGACCCAATTCCAAGTTATTTCGATTTTAACCGAACTGACTTTTGTGGCTTATCGTACGCTCTTAATTCTTGTAATTGGAACGACATTTTAAGCAGTCCGGACATTAATATAGCCACTT
This genomic window from Metopolophium dirhodum isolate CAU chromosome 1, ASM1992520v1, whole genome shotgun sequence contains:
- the LOC132932773 gene encoding zinc finger MYM-type protein 1-like produces the protein MISARSSSVSICLAAKRVRDNSSDHNPNNICSLVSANSKSNTPTTATSTPENDQNIDNPTTSSAFNDIILISETADNSSADIHNNVAYSGDTFNDDLGDLVSGPNRPIQKEYPKSKFGSQNRAFSSSYYANFEWLEYSIKKNAVFCYACRMFANNFGYTEDTFIKTGFNNWKKISSKLASHAGTKIHVQSTVRLSEYVFSKKSGSVLSKMCTANKVLIEKNRKYVSQLIDIVLYLSKQGIAFRGHEESFKSTNKGNFKEMCELFAKHLPSFNEIHERKINLTSWQIQEDIIDICANLVNKEIFKQITETGFFAIMCDEARCFKEEQLSICVRYSVKFQVFERFLGFVNVSTGQDASHIVSAIFYFFEKHKVDMNAVKIIAQSYDGASVMSGHLNGVQSKIKDFYPCAIYTHCMAHQLNLIVVDTCKNIKVSL